One Ranitomeya variabilis isolate aRanVar5 chromosome 5, aRanVar5.hap1, whole genome shotgun sequence DNA window includes the following coding sequences:
- the S1PR2 gene encoding sphingosine 1-phosphate receptor 2, with protein sequence MSIYKQYLNVSKITEHYNYTKGNKENSSTSRTIISSIFIIICCVIILENILVLISVWRNKKFHSAMFFFIGNLAFSDLLTGCAYIANILLSGDTTHKLTPVAWFIREGTAFTTLAASVFSLLAIAIERHVAIVKVKVYSSDKNCRMIILIGACWVISMVIGGLPIIGWNCIGNLDECSTVFPLYAKKYILFIVTIFTIILFSIVILYVRIYCIVKSSHAEMAAPQTLALLKTVTIVLGVFIICWLPAFTILLMDVSCKVKGCHILYKADYFFGVATLNSALNPIIYTLRSKEMRREFLRVLCCWNYVRKSRNADKCMLHLRSSSSLERCTQKHYFPTSPVIKDCNTFV encoded by the coding sequence ATGAGCATCTATAAACAATACCTGAACGTATCCAAAATAACTGAACATTATAACTATACTAAAGGGAATAAAGAAAACAGCTCTACATCTCGAACTATCATCTCCTCGATCTTCATCATCATTTGTTGTGTTATTATCCTGGAGAACATCCTTGTCCTTATCTCAGTTTGGCGAAATAAGAAGTTTCACTCTGCCATGTTTTTCTTTATCGGAAATTTGGCATTTTCGGATCTTCTCACCGGATGTGCCTATATTGCTAATATCTTGTTATCTGGTGATACCACACACAAGCTAACTCCGGTGGCCTGGTTTATCCGTGAAGGCACAGCTTTCACAACTTTAGCTGCTTCAGTCTTCAGCCTTTTGGCCATCGCCATTGAAAGACATGTTGCAATTGTTAAAGTTAAAGTCTACAGCAGTGACAAGAACTGTAGGATGATCATCTTGATAGGAGCTTGTTGGGTTATTTCAATGGTCATTGGAGGTTTACCCATCATTGGCTGGAACTGCATTGGAAATTTGGATGAATGTTCCACTGTCTTCCCTCTCTATGCCAAAAAGTACATTTTGTTTATAGTTACTATCTTCACTATTATACTTTTTTCCATTGTGATTTTATATGTCCGTATATATTGCATTGTAAAGTCAAGCCATGCGGAGATGGCTGCACCACAGACTCTTGCCCTCCTGAAAACAGTGACTATAGTCCTTGGAGTTTTCATTATCTGTTGGCTTCCAGCATTCACTATTCTTCTTATGGATGTGTCTTGCAAAGTAAAAGGCTGCCACATTCTCTACAAAGCTGACTACTTCTTTGGGGTGGCCACCTTGAATTCGGCATTGAACCCTATCATCTATACTCTGAGGAGCAAAGAAATGAGGAGGGAATTTCTGAGGGTGCTTTGTTGTTGGAACTATGTTCGAAAGAGCAGAAACGCCGATAAATGCATGCTCCACTTACGTAGTTCTAGCTCTTTAGAACGTTGCACACAAAAACATTACTTTCCCACGTCACCTGTCATAAAAGACTGCAATACATTTGTGTGA